Sequence from the Candidatus Neomarinimicrobiota bacterium genome:
ATGAACAGTCATTCCAGGTTTATGTAAATCATCCGCCTGTTATCGTTTCTAACCCGCCCGTTTCAGCAATGGTTGGTGAGGTTTTTAAATATCAGCTTCAAATAGATGATAAAAATGAAGATGCCAATTTATTGTTTACTTTAATCAAAGCACCCCAGGGTATGCAAATGAGTAAAGGGGGGAAGGTGGTCTGGGTACCAAAGTCTGGACAAATAAATGAGAATCAGTTTACTGTCCAAGTTTCGGATGGATATCAAAACGATTCGCAGAATGGAAAGGTTTTTGTCAATATAAATCCAAACATTATATCTACGCCGCGGCCCGTTGCCCTTACCGGACATCAATACAAATATCGGGTCGTGGCGGAAGATTTAAACAAAGACAAGGTCGCTTACAAAGCGGTGAAGCTGCCAAAATATTCCACTTTTAATCGAAAGACTGGCGTTTTAAATTGGAAACCTCGGCCCAATCAACGAGGGCCCAATGATATAATTTTAATCGCCATGGATGAGCGTGGTGCCGTTACATCCCATGAATTTCAAATCCATGTATTTGAAGACCCCAGTGCGCGTCAAATGATTAACACCGGGTGGCCGTTACTGCTTTCCTTTGTGGGTGTAATGTTTGCCTGGGGTATGTCTCAGATTTAATAAGTCTTAAAAGCCAATTATATCTAATAGTTTTTTTTCTGCCTTTGGGCTGAGTTTGAATTCTGCCCCAATACTATATAGGTCAAGACCAGATAGTTTTAATTGGGTCAGCTTCACCATGTCTTTTTCGGTTGTTACAACAATGTCGGCCTTTAGTTTTTGTTGTTTCCTTTTTACTTCTTCAATATCCGATTGGCTATAATCATGATGGTCTATAAAAGCCAATTCTCCAACAATTTTTAACCCTGCCATTTTTAATGTTCGAAGAAACCCTTCATGATCACCAACCGCAGAAAGAGCAAGAACCCTTGTACCGCCGGAAAAGTTTTTCTCCTCACCTTTGTGTGAAGTAAGATTTCCACTTTCCAGGGTGCTCCTGATTTTAGGAAGTTTTGATGCCCTCACTAAGTATCTCAAAAACGGTGCCGGTTTTTTAAGATTTGATTTTGTTAGAATTAATATGTGGGCACGGCGTAAATGGATCCATGGTTCACGCAAAAACCCATAAGGTAAAAGCTTGTGGGTTGATCGGGTATCTTGGCTATTAATGAGTACAATATCAATATCCCGCTCTATGGCCCGGTGCTGGAAGGCGTCGTCCATGATAATTACATCTGGT
This genomic interval carries:
- the lpxK gene encoding tetraacyldisaccharide 4'-kinase, whose amino-acid sequence is MSAWKQPIELKYRYSLFPLAMLYWGILFWRNFFYNRGFFVSRKLPAKVISVGNITTGGTGKTPTVIYLAKLLSKKGKSVAVLSRGYGRKTAGTQMVTDGKSQAKDWENFGDEPSLMAQILKNIPIVVDENRHRGGMFLVDRFKPDVIIMDDAFQHRAIERDIDIVLINSQDTRSTHKLLPYGFLREPWIHLRRAHILILTKSNLKKPAPFLRYLVRASKLPKIRSTLESGNLTSHKGEEKNFSGGTRVLALSAVGDHEGFLRTLKMAGLKIVGELAFIDHHDYSQSDIEEVKRKQQKLKADIVVTTEKDMVKLTQLKLSGLDLYSIGAEFKLSPKAEKKLLDIIGF